TCTTCCTTTCTTGCACTACTTTCTTCTTCTGTTGTCTTATGGATTTATACTTGAATTCTCTTTGAGATGTGTGCTCCATTTGGAGCCTCTGGTGCTGCAAAAGGTCGCTTGTTCATATGAAGATGAAGATTGTCTAGGCACAATATTTGTTTGCTGCTTTAATGCTTCCTGTCCCTGAGTCCAATGAAAAGTGTTCTACACTGCAGCAAGAAAATATATCTAGTTGATTCCTCGCTTTagcaattttattttcttttttggagcaacttttcttttaatgtGTAATGTTGACTGGTTATATCTGCCACGGCAGATACCTTGAAGTGCTTTTTGATCCAAAGCTTGCTACTTAAGTACCACTTTATTGGCTCTAAGAAAATCATTAAGCTCTATTTATTTGCCAGGGTAGGGCGCACTTGTGGCTTTGGTGAAGGTTGCTCTCTGGTCATTTGAATGTTAGTGGCTGCGTTCAAGGTATCCACCAAATTGGGGATGCTGGAATAATTGTCATAGCAAGAGGATGCCCTGAACTCAGTTTATTGGATGTGAGTGTTCTCCAGGTATGTCCACTTATACTTGCTCTTCTACAGTCTGATAAACATTGCATTGATGCAAAGCATTTGCTCGTATGTTTAACATATTTAAGTTCATTTGGCAATTACATAAATTGATTAGGTAACAACTTTAGTTTCATTACAACTAGTACTTAATTGATATAAGCTTAAATTGGCTGATTCCTTATGAATACCAGCAGTTGATAAGCGGAtcagaaatatttataaataagcaCCATATATAACATGCAAATATTgctttcttttaaaagatagTTGAAGGAGCAAAGAATTGTGTTTTTAATGTTCATTCAGCACTGGACATTACCTAAATTTCGATAGGATTTGAGGGATATGGCCCTGGTGGAACTAGGTGAAGGATGTCCCTTGCTGAGGGATACTGTGATGTTGCTCTGTCGTCAAATAACAAATGAGGTTTAAGTTATCATGTGAACAAGTGTACCTTGTCGGAAACTTGTCACACGGTCTATTGCCCTTATGTTAACGCTACTGGAGTAGCCCTTGACATAAAGGCCTAGCGTTGTCAGTTTTGTCTTTCACTTCTCTTTATCTGTAATGTTCTTTCAGTGTTTTTTTTGGGTCTAAATCTCACAGAACTGTGCTAGTAGATCCACGTTATTACACtctatatgttgttgttactatcaAGGTGTGGGGTGTGGTGGCTTGTATCCATTCCGATGTGTAAAGTTGTTGAGACGGGCATGTCTTGTTTTTCGGACTGCATCCTACTGCCAAAGTCCATTCTTGTCTTATGTGCCTTTCCTGCATCCGCATGGATTAAATGCAGAGGAGCAATACTGAATTCATAATCAAGGGGTGTTTAGATTTGGGTAAAAATCgattaaataaatcaaattttattttttttggtttggttttgcattttaaaaatcgataatatttggtttgattttgtatTGTTTAACAAAATCAAATCGAaccaaaaaattatatacatattttttataattatatatacataatatattatttttatgaataattttttattcaaaaaatgcAGCACTCTAATGGAAAAGAGTAAGGACatgatgcatattttatttAAGAAGCAATATTGGTAGTTTATATTGTTTTGTACATTTGATCAACTAACAATATAATCAGGAAGttaaacataattgaaattttaatataagaattataagattCAAAATGATGTGaaaataattcatgtcattttgATTGaatcattgtttttttttctctcttgaaTAAATTGTTTCCCTTATTTTCGGAATGATTAATAATCGaatcaaatccaaatttaaatatattatattttgtttgatttaaatttatttataatttaaaaattaatttaattttggtTTTGATCAATAATCAATCCAAATCGATCCGCTAACACTGATAAATGTAATTAGCATATTTGATTTGTTTATGTGACAATTTGACCCATGCATGAAGATGAATGTCTGGAATCTGGACGTTATCGTGGCTAAGTACTATTCGTGTCATTAGAAGCACGCTTAGGCATGGGAAGGTAGCCTTATGCATTTTTATATTTCTAATACGTCATCAATACGTacctcttctctcttttttcaaattaaaaaaataaaataaagtcgaGATAACAATTTCTGTTTGAAAAGTTAGGAGGGAATTTGATTTTCACCCATATTAATATTCACAACAATTTTTTAAACTAAACTCTAAACAATTAacatttaaataaaaaagacaAGTAAAAATAGTAGTCCTTTACTTTCACCATATactttttcaaaccttttcaCGGCaacgaatttagaatttaaactCCATATATTCAATACTATAATTCACCTATTGCCTGTCGACGTAAAAGTTTGAAACTCCACAGTTCCGGCACCTGGGAATTCATCGATCGTGCAACTCCGCCGTTTCATCCCTAGTGGTTCAACTGCTTTAACAATTCTGGTCCAAATCTCGCTGCTCCCGCTCGAACACGTAGTCGACACTGACATCGTCCCCGGTCGGAAAACCTGAACCACCTTCTTCATAATCCTAGCAATGTCGTCGTCATCGTAAATTGATCCCACGCACTCATAACTAGCGTAACTAAAACCGTCTTCCGGCGTCACATGAATCGTAGAGTAACGATCTTCGTCAATCCCATTCATGGAGTATCCACAAGGATCAAAAGCAAATTCACAAATCAAAGCATTCGGATTGATTTCTCCGATTCCGGTTACCTCTGTCATCTGTTTTCCGGTTGTATCtggatttttaaaaaacttcCGGGCAAGTACCCGGTCGAGATCTGTCATACAAATTTCCACTGTGTACAGATCGTTGGGAATTGGAATTGGGTAAAACTTATCACAAGCAGAAAAAACATGCCATGAATGTGAAGTGAATTTGGAAGGCATAACAGAGGCTTTTCTGTAGCAAAGATGATTAGGCAATTGATCCTGCAAATaagaaatttcttctttgaaacTTGTATGTGGGTACGGTTGTGCTTTTGGGAAAATGTAATTTCCTCGAGTGTACCTACACTCTGTAATGATAAGTCCCATTTGACATGCGAAGTGGATGAACGGACGGATCGATTTCAACAACTGGGTAGTACCACAAGTTTTGATGATTATTTTGGTTGGGTATACAAAGAGGCTTGATTCTGATAGTACGTAAGaatcaaaatattgatttgaAACAGCTGACACTACGGTGCACTGCACAACATGTAATACTTCTTCCAAGGAATCAAAATCCAATTGCCGGAAACCTCCCATTTCGATGGACGGATCGTCGCCGGAGAAGTGTAGCTCAAGTCTCTTCTCAAATCCTTCAAATCCGGAAGCAGCCATTGATGAAATTAAACTTCCAACTACAAAAATTGGCTAGAAACGGGAATTAATAGTGGAAATTTATGTGGAAATGTTactatactttttttttaaaagaagttGGATGTGAAGGTGACAAAAACTGGAACAGGGAAGTAAGTCTATATAAGTGAGGAAGATTGTGTATGGGGATGGGGAGATTGAGAGTGGGGGAGGAGGCGCATGCACTAATCTAAGTTGTGGTGTAGTAGTGGGATCATAACTTGTCGAGTAttaaatatgaagaaaatattattgGCAGTGTCACCCCCCATAGAATAGTCCTGTAAAGcgtaattcaaatttaatcagaGCTTCATATAGATATCGAACACCgtactcaaaaaaaaaagagagatggGAGACATGCGGATGAGGCAACCAAATATATTAATGATCGTAAGCCAAAAACTGAATACAAGATGATGGTTGTATTTTGCGTGAGAGATCTTTTTTTCAGACAACATAAATCCATATTGTTATTGTTCCTCCAAcatctctaaaaaaaaaaaaaagtttctcATCTGACATCTGGTGCCATGCAGTTCGCGTAGCAAGGACTCATTAATTAAAGtgttttctattatttttttaaaatttattaggGCTAAAACAggaaatatttgaataaaagCGAAGTAATATACTCATCCTGCAATAAACATCAGTAACACTTTAATACTTAAGTACATTTCCATTTCTCGACTTTTCCTTTCCCGACAAACTATTTGGTAATAAGgtttttattagaaattagaaaaggtttgatttgatttctttcttaaaaataaataaatattcattcTATCCCAATTTATACGTACAATTGgcaatttttagttttttgaaataaattttatatagttGAAAACTGTGTAAAAAATATTAGaagtcacaataattaacaacttcaatatttaaaagatatataaaaaaatttgattaaCTCTCAAAATTCCAATTGTGCctcataaattgaaacaaagtgAGTTAAATTCTATCAGTAGCAATATTTTACTAGACATTATTACTTCATTCTTCTCGGTTTAGTTTATCTGacaatattttctttataattcattctaaaaaggaataataactttctaaattttaaaagaataattaaatgACTCATATAACCCATTTATTAGAAGCTTTTATAGCTACACAATATTAAACAAACTTAAGATCATAAATtgtaaaaatcatatattcGAGAAGTAGAAAGATCAATTACAATGGATCAACATTCcacctaaaattcaaacaatttatattataatagaTTCATAATATACCAGGTcacaattttataaaaatattctttggACGGACAATAGGTGGACAATTGTTGACAAGTCAAAATACCGCAATTGTTGTACTTCACCCGTGCATTAAAATGAAAATGACTAGTATAACATTATTAACTATTCTttaaagatgaataaataaaaaaatgtacatcattatatatattttattcaaaaagcTAAATTAGAGGGGGATTTGGTTATATCTAACATAtacaatataataaatacatatatacatatatttggatcgTTGACAATTATAGAGACCAAGGTACACTCGTAAATCACGTGGTGTCTTAGAAGAAGAGGGACACAATTATAAACAAAAGTGCTTGAATGCATGACAACAATTATTGGATATATTAAGCTATGCCAAAGGCATGCAAAGCCTTACATATTAGATGTTCTCACATGGAAATTCAATTTTTATACACTAATACTCTctccatttcaaaataagtaaattgcTGAGATAAtgcataattattaaaaaaaaaataggacatAGATTAAACACCATTTTTCACTTTTGTCCTTTGAGTTATTCTCAAACTattcttgaaaataaaaataattcaaagtaaaatcattaatatgaataattaaCTCGCTTGAAATTATCAGATAAAAAATGTAAATGAGaggcaaaaatgaaaaaaatttctAATAACTCTCTTAAACTTTgacaattcacttattttgaaatacGAACAAAGGCCTaacaatttatttatattgaaatgGAGGAAGTAATATATTTTTACACAATGAGATCATAAGATAACTACAAATTAAATAGTTACGGTGTCTAAATACActaatttatgacttattttctTATGACTTACACCTTATTCTCTATTAATTTATACTCTAATCTCTTTGCTTCATTATAAAACCAACAAAAGATACTTTTTCTAACAATATACAAAGGGCATGGTGGCTGGCATACCCATATATTAGTGACCACATCCAGCCACTGTGTTCTGCATGCGCACCAACAAACCTCCCTTACAAGTCTCATACATCTACACGTATTACCCATCATCCACATACATTATAGTATACTATACATCTTTCAATTGCATCTCATCCCCTCTACCAAAAAGCATagtattaaaaagaaaaatactccACTATATATCCTCCAGAAAATTAGAAACCCATTTTTCTACttattgttttataatataatagtactaaatatatttaaagactATGTaggttcttttcttattttttatttttagaggaGATGTTTTGATTGGAAAGATGAGAGGCTGGCTATAGGTGGTTTCAGAAAAGGTAGATCAAAAAAGTATTGGGCAGAGATGAGTAAATGAGAAATGACGCAATTTTAGCTTATTGAAGACATATTTTTAGATAAAAAGGTTGTAAAGGACGTGAATTATGATAGGGGGTTAGTAGGTAGCACCGTAGCAGTGTGTCGTCTTGTTATCAGTCCATACTAGTAGTGGTAGTATTACTCTGATAGTTTCTTGTCAGTcgatttttattataatttgttGTTACTTGTACTTTATCaccatttattatttcttatacttccgttacttttttttaaaaatagcgATTTAACTTGAAGATAGATATAAAATATGcgtacatttttttttttttatagattctACTTTGTGGACTTATATCGAatatgctattattattatactatgTAGGTTATTTTTTAGGTACATATATACATGAGTGAAGAAAATAATCCGACAAGGACTGTGCATTGTACCAAGACATCATCTAGACTCTAGTGTATGTGTGTCGACACTCGACACTACATAAGCCCACCAATGGCCATATATAGGGAGCCTTAATACTACAAAGTgcatttttgtttgtttgatcATAATCAGTATGTTTATTTTGGGACATTGGGCTTAAATGGATAAGGATGCAATTACATGAATGTTGGAGAGACTTACTTTAGCCGCCGTATGTAATCCAATGCTTGCATGCGCAAATTTTCTCGCATTTTTGTATGACAACATAGAACATGTTAGCCTTCGGAATGCCTCAATTGATTTAAAAAGTGGTCATTTACACATAGTggtaaagttaaaattttaattaaggaattcaaaattttaaaaagtagatACATGAACTAGTTGAAGGGGGTTTGacatttattatatatacataaaaaattattttaattatgtataaataatataattttctgtcCAAGAGGGTTCATCCGATACCCCCTAACCACAAGGTGGCTCCGCCACTGTTCATACGGATGACCTGAAATCGATCCCCCTTCAATAAGTGCTCACCCGAAGGACAAAAACTGTAACAGAGATTGTAATGGTACGGATTATTCtggagttttaaaaaaaaatataaaacatatatttttcattaggtgtaattgaatttcttttgttggtatagtaatattttatggtttaaaaaatagatttaaccTAAAATTATGAGTAAATAAAAATAGCTATtgggtcatttttaaaaatatttagtaCTATATACAAACAGAGAAGGAGCAAGCATCAGCATTTTATGAGTACCTACTGTTCCATGCGCGCATATTTTGTGCATGTGTGGTGCCCACCACTCTTTCGATTGGCATGTGCAAATAAgatcaatttaatttttaattaaatgaactaatcaaattaaaaaatttaaattaaaactaCATAACATGATTACGTGATAATTgtatttatgaaaaaatgtaagtatatatatagatatagatagatTTAGAGTCCCCCTGGATTGATTGAATTTAAATAGCTTTTAATCGTTAAGTTTTGAAATTGTTTTTTAAGTGTTGAAGCTGAATATATGAATAAACAATTATGTGTTTGGATAGAACTATTTGACCTGAAAATAAACCGTTGAttgtttttggtaatttttttttattaaatgttAAAATGACCGAAATAGCTTTAAAACTAAAAATGAGCATATTATTGCCATATTTTATAGGTAAATCAACCCAAACACAAATTAATTTgtgttttaattaaaaatcaattaTAGTAGATTATTTTTGTTaagcataaattatttattgaaataacatataaataatattttggttAAAGTTAATATATTCCTCCATAGTTTTGATTTTTCGTTCCGctttaataaaatgatttttaaatatattatgtgAAACAAAATAGTGGTGCAATCTAAgcctaattagtttattttaagaacacaaaattaaaaaatttaaatctcAAAAATCTAAGTTTGTCACTAAGGTGTAATTGAATTTGGACACATGCATTGCATAGATATTGCCATGCTAGACACTATTGGGAACAAGATGCAAAATTTTAGggttttgaattatttttgaactGCACACTTTACACATCATTAAAATTAAGACTCTATCCTCATACCTTTTCTATATATAATAACGATTGATATGATTGTTAGAAACGTGGAAGATTTATCGATCGAAGCAGGCAAAGACATGTTTTGAACTTTCAAGTAGTATTGTTATTATATTGTCGTTAATTCACAAGTACAATGTTATTTCTTTGTTGCCCCCACAGACATGCAAACAACATTATACTTAGCGGGTTGTTTGGTATGAAGTATATATtagagaaaatatttaatttgtcttaatttatatgttatagtttgaattttaagagttaaaaaatttaactttttttaatgAGTGGGacatgatatttttaattttttttaaaaatggaatTTACATATTTGAAAACTACGTAAAAAGTAGTATAAGttgaaataattgaaaattcaaatatctaaaagttttatatgaaaattttatggtCAAAGAGACTTGTTTGATTTAGAAATTCGAAAGGTGTCACATAGATTGCGACGGAGAAAGTACTACATGTATTAGCTTTAGTATTATTTCATTCCTTATTTGGTAGTATTTTCAACCTATTTATACGTACCCCTATTTGGTACTATTCTTATGCATAGTAAATCATTACACTAACAATAGGGGGTACTATTTCTATTATAATACACCATATTCGCTTAATTATTCATGAAGTATACATTGACTATTCAATTTCGATTAATTCAAAATCTCCTCTAAACagtctcaaatttttaatatgaaATCATCTTGATATTTCGagtcttttgatatataatttacTCAAAATAATTCACGTTTGCGGTAGGTcgaattttaaaaagaagaagaaaaaggacagAGCAACAACagtagaagaagaagacgaCGCTGAAGTTACGTAGCCATTTTTTTGGGGAAAAATATGGTCGAATGATCATTTTaggtaaattaaaaaatttaactaAAAAAACGATATGTAAAGTTTAAGAACGGGCACTTTACATAATTattctataatatttttatctgaatttttattattactgtGTTATTACTCAAGAGCGGGGCTAAGTAGGGGTTTGGAGGAGCCCAGTACATTTGTACtaaaaaattaagtaaatatacatgtatattaatTTGTGAACCCCAATAAAATTAACTAATAGGTCAATGATAAGGAAGGTTCTCACACTAATGGCTCAGTGTAAATACTAGTACTGCTAAGTGCTAACTCTCTCGATGTTTGGTTCAACCTTACACGCCAAATGATTTCTACCCTAGCGTTTTATTTCTAATCTCTTGTCTTTACGTTTTCCTTTAATAGtggaaacaaaaaaataattaagaaaatatatgtgctagtttttcaattttgtgaACCATATATCAAAATTAGGTTTAGCATCGACTAGTAATTATAGGCTCAACTGCTCAAGGCGTTCAAGGAGGGTAGTACAGTTCTCGCCAACAATATTCAcgatgtaatatatatatatatatatatatatatatataccgaaCCCCTCAATCAAAAAATAGAAGGTTAAATTTGAATATTATGAATATATACTCTTTAATGAAGAGGTTCATTTGACTTAGACCTTTTTTTGCAGTAGCTTTTACAAGTTTTTCACTCCTTTTTCTATTTAATGTGTATTTAAGCTTTGAATATGTTGTTGGACTTGGGCCTTTTTCACTCTGAAATGAGTAATTGGGGCTGAGCATATAACCtatgtaaactttacctaaatcccataatggaaaagtttaattactatacatccctcattgtatcaaaattacccgatttctcattttttttcaatttttctgatacattagttatgtatctgatacatcaatttagctgtagaataattaatgaagatcatctatttatggatagtattgtaatataaggtatgattagttctttaaatcaattactgatctaatcaatgagattaatttggttaaaaaaaataacggttgtgtacatgaagattcaagcccaAAAACcgagcataaattcaaaccaaattcgatttcattttttttccagttttgctgatacataagttatgtatctgatacatcaactttacCTGTAGAATATTTAATGcatatcagctatttatggttAGTATCTTAATgtaaggtatgattggttctttaattgaattactgatctaattaatgggattaattaGTTAAAAAAGCAACTgttatgttcatgaagattcaagccaaaaaacagagcatcgtctcgaatgaaaaaaatagagcatcaattcaaaccgaagtcgattttaattattttttcaattttgctgatacataagttatgtatctgatacatcaactttagctgtagaatagttaatacacatcagctatttatggatagtagattgagataaggtatgattggctttttaaatcaattactgatctaattaatgagattaattggttaaagaaggcgacagttatgtacatgaagtttcaagccaaaaaacagagcatcgaCTCCAAGAAAaacaacagagcatcaattcaaaacAAACGTCGCGTTTCATCAATTAATCGATATGAATATTCCGATACTACTGAGATATTCTGGAGTTTG
This Solanum dulcamara chromosome 8, daSolDulc1.2, whole genome shotgun sequence DNA region includes the following protein-coding sequences:
- the LOC129900667 gene encoding S-adenosylmethionine decarboxylase proenzyme 4-like; translation: MAASGFEGFEKRLELHFSGDDPSIEMGGFRQLDFDSLEEVLHVVQCTVVSAVSNQYFDSYVLSESSLFVYPTKIIIKTCGTTQLLKSIRPFIHFACQMGLIITECRYTRGNYIFPKAQPYPHTSFKEEISYLQDQLPNHLCYRKASVMPSKFTSHSWHVFSACDKFYPIPIPNDLYTVEICMTDLDRVLARKFFKNPDTTGKQMTEVTGIGEINPNALICEFAFDPCGYSMNGIDEDRYSTIHVTPEDGFSYASYECVGSIYDDDDIARIMKKVVQVFRPGTMSVSTTCSSGSSEIWTRIVKAVEPLGMKRRSCTIDEFPGAGTVEFQTFTSTGNR